One genomic segment of Natrononativus amylolyticus includes these proteins:
- a CDS encoding TAXI family TRAP transporter solute-binding subunit, with translation MRDTLNRRRFVGMIGAAGSVALMGIVQDDDVEEEPEPEEGGEVLALHAGGTEGTYYPLAGDMKRIVEDQTPHGIQVQSTGASVENVGSLAREEAELALIQNDIAYFAFNGTGIEEFEGEPVENLRGIASLYPETIHIVTQADSGIESVEDLDGAAINTGDLGSGTQVNALQILETAGIEDFDEQNTDFGTAADQIGDGDVDAAITVGGWPLGAIEDLATTQDIAFVEVTDDLRDQLLEDAEWLAEDTIPGGTYDGVDEDVETVSVQAMLATHEAMDETLIEEVTGAMFDNTDDFTTQADFIDQDTALEAMSIDLHPGAEAYFEAAGIDADGTDEEEDDADD, from the coding sequence ATGAGAGACACTCTCAACCGACGGCGGTTCGTCGGCATGATCGGAGCGGCGGGGAGCGTTGCGCTTATGGGGATCGTACAGGACGACGACGTAGAGGAGGAACCCGAGCCGGAGGAGGGAGGTGAGGTCCTCGCCCTGCACGCGGGGGGGACCGAAGGGACCTACTACCCGCTCGCCGGCGACATGAAGCGGATCGTCGAGGACCAGACACCCCACGGAATCCAGGTGCAGTCGACCGGTGCGAGCGTCGAGAACGTCGGCAGTCTCGCCCGGGAGGAGGCGGAGCTCGCGCTGATCCAGAACGACATCGCCTACTTCGCGTTCAACGGCACCGGCATCGAGGAGTTCGAGGGGGAACCCGTCGAGAACCTCCGCGGGATCGCCTCGCTCTACCCCGAAACGATCCACATCGTTACGCAGGCCGACTCGGGGATCGAATCCGTCGAAGATCTGGACGGAGCGGCGATCAACACCGGTGACCTCGGGAGCGGCACGCAGGTCAACGCCTTACAGATCCTCGAGACGGCCGGGATCGAGGACTTCGACGAGCAGAACACGGACTTCGGGACGGCGGCCGACCAGATCGGCGACGGCGACGTCGACGCTGCGATCACGGTGGGCGGGTGGCCGCTGGGTGCCATTGAGGACCTGGCGACGACCCAGGATATCGCGTTCGTCGAGGTCACCGACGATCTTCGCGACCAGTTGCTCGAGGACGCCGAGTGGCTGGCGGAGGACACGATTCCCGGCGGAACCTACGACGGCGTCGACGAGGACGTCGAGACGGTCTCGGTTCAGGCGATGCTCGCGACCCACGAAGCGATGGACGAGACGCTCATCGAGGAGGTTACGGGGGCTATGTTCGACAACACGGACGACTTCACCACCCAGGCCGACTTCATCGACCAGGACACCGCCCTCGAGGCGATGTCGATCGATCTTCACCCGGGTGCCGAGGCGTACTTCGAGGCGGCGGGCATCGACGCGGACGGAACTGACGAGGAGGAAGACGACGCGGACGACTAG
- a CDS encoding TAXI family TRAP transporter solute-binding subunit, with amino-acid sequence MVRHISRRRFVAVAGVAGVGSLAGCIGEDAVDDDDGADDTDDTDDTEEADDAVDDENGEEEEDFGEADPDEGGEVLSWHAGGTEGTYYPLSGDVKSIVEEHTPHGIQVQSTGASVENVGSLGREEAEFALIQNDIAYFAFNGTGIEEFEDDPVENLRGVASLYPETIHIVTQADSGIESVEDLEGASINTGDLGSGTQVNALQILETAGIEDFDEQNTDFGTAADQIGDGDVDAAVTVGGWPLGAIEDLAVNQDIAFVEVSDDLREDLMNDAEWLAEDTIPGGTYDGVDDDVETVSVQAMIATHEGVDEEIVEEVTTAIFDNTDDFTTQADFIDVESAQDGMPIDLHPGAEAYFGDE; translated from the coding sequence ATGGTTCGACACATCAGTCGGCGACGATTCGTCGCGGTAGCCGGGGTTGCTGGAGTGGGTTCGCTCGCCGGGTGCATCGGTGAGGATGCCGTCGACGACGATGACGGCGCCGACGACACCGATGACACGGACGACACGGAGGAGGCCGACGACGCCGTCGACGACGAAAACGGCGAGGAAGAGGAGGACTTTGGCGAAGCCGACCCCGACGAGGGCGGCGAGGTCCTCTCCTGGCACGCCGGCGGAACGGAGGGAACCTACTACCCGCTGTCGGGCGACGTCAAGTCCATCGTCGAGGAGCACACGCCCCACGGGATCCAGGTGCAGTCGACCGGTGCGAGCGTCGAGAACGTCGGCAGTCTCGGCCGCGAAGAGGCGGAGTTCGCGCTGATCCAGAACGACATCGCCTACTTCGCGTTCAACGGCACCGGCATCGAGGAGTTCGAAGACGACCCCGTCGAGAACCTTCGGGGCGTCGCCTCGCTGTACCCGGAGACGATCCACATCGTCACGCAGGCCGATTCGGGGATCGAATCCGTCGAAGACCTCGAGGGCGCCTCGATCAACACTGGCGACCTCGGCAGCGGCACCCAGGTCAACGCCTTACAGATCCTCGAGACGGCCGGGATCGAGGACTTCGACGAGCAGAACACGGACTTCGGGACGGCGGCCGACCAGATCGGCGACGGCGACGTCGACGCCGCCGTGACGGTCGGCGGGTGGCCGCTGGGCGCGATCGAGGACCTCGCGGTGAACCAGGACATCGCGTTCGTCGAGGTCTCGGACGACCTGCGCGAGGACCTCATGAACGACGCGGAGTGGCTGGCCGAGGACACGATCCCCGGCGGAACCTACGACGGCGTCGACGACGACGTCGAGACGGTCTCGGTCCAGGCGATGATCGCCACCCACGAGGGGGTCGACGAGGAGATCGTCGAGGAGGTGACGACCGCGATCTTCGACAACACGGACGACTTCACCACCCAGGCCGACTTCATCGACGTCGAATCCGCCCAGGACGGAATGCCGATCGATCTCCACCCCGGTGCGGAAGCGTACTTCGGCGACGAGTAA
- a CDS encoding DUF1850 domain-containing protein has protein sequence MRVTRRRLLASALALCGATAVTAVSATADRTLVVADAESEERLLEIPVDDDDEVTLAYTHSVERTPVEDVYAVDGNELRAVKSVFHSFGAGLPTNVTRTDEGYVAEGSGSHDELFVVPGEIAGHELVVGDDRYDLVAVADGSVVLFLTDRTVGGALEDRLTAADRRDAPGPPVRRTGRLEPVGLAETHQILTDIC, from the coding sequence GTGAGAGTAACCAGACGACGACTCCTCGCGTCCGCGCTCGCGCTCTGCGGAGCGACCGCTGTCACGGCTGTCTCCGCAACGGCCGACCGGACGCTGGTCGTCGCCGACGCCGAGAGCGAGGAGCGACTGCTCGAGATTCCCGTCGACGACGACGACGAGGTGACGCTCGCGTACACCCACAGCGTCGAGCGAACGCCGGTAGAGGACGTGTACGCCGTCGACGGCAACGAGCTGCGAGCCGTGAAGTCGGTGTTTCACTCCTTCGGCGCAGGGTTACCCACGAACGTGACGCGAACCGACGAGGGGTACGTCGCCGAGGGCTCCGGAAGCCACGACGAACTGTTCGTCGTTCCCGGCGAGATCGCCGGCCACGAACTCGTCGTCGGCGACGACCGGTACGACCTGGTCGCGGTCGCCGACGGGAGCGTCGTGCTGTTCCTGACCGATCGAACCGTCGGCGGGGCGCTCGAGGATCGGCTCACCGCGGCCGACCGCCGTGACGCGCCCGGACCGCCGGTCCGACGGACCGGACGACTCGAACCGGTCGGCCTCGCCGAAACACACCAGATACTGACTGATATATGCTGA
- a CDS encoding TRAP transporter permease, with amino-acid sequence MSVDPGDADRLSEEEQQQLMEEVERRRTHRGIAAALVIVIAISFSAFQMWIAARGYTFEVGNFRIVALQQLQVNAIHVAFALVLAFLLFPASRGQGFLARRLGRVEPAVRARYGDEHPLTRATARTAAGVRWAALDPEMNRITPIDVVLVLLSTWPAYYIATQYDEIRSIAVHRFDGTQSIYEVFPPFDLIERVTGYDIGGALVAAGAPFADASAAFILSVLGMLLVLEATRRALGILLASLVGMFIVYARWGYLVPRDSPIGALTIQPDTWGNIMYNLWYTVEAGVHSQPVSVSVRFIYIFILFGAFLEMSGAGKWFIDLAYAATGTREGGPAKASVVSSGFMGMLSGSSIANTVTTGAFTIPLMKRSGYSPEFSGAVESSSSSGGQMLPPVMGAAAFLIVEFTGTPYADVIIAATLPAIAFFFGMWVMVHFEAVRGGIGGLPRAELPNVGSALRTGWFYLIPIVLLLYYLIIARFSINRAGWLTIVAVIALLAVVAAYNERTRVPLLATIVAVFVAQTAAYATVGSGVVDAVQVAAGLEAPAAPLPLGEAVGAAVSDLGVIAILVSAAFILLQPRGDAPLLDFDSAVDDAAEEGAEKLERPSLARNNAYRFGTFVLKSMDSGARTATTVVVAVAAAGVVPGVISVSGLGPNLAALISSVSGESMLVLLTLTGVAAIIFGMGMPTTAMYIILVAMLEAPLVEAGVLVLAAHLFVLYWGLMADVTPPVAVAAFAGAGVAKAQEMQTAVIAFMLSLNKVLVPFAFVFSPGILLIRVESLDNWWIIGWADVTDLGFFVPDVVIPVVGMFLGVYALGVTIIGYQYSEVSGLERGLFSLASILLMVPEIPLLILEGVLMLFGIPSALLVFSVTASLRAIGLVMLVAFTVVNRQRATGQPAEVEEPSSTAPGDA; translated from the coding sequence ATGAGCGTCGATCCCGGAGACGCTGACAGGCTGAGCGAGGAAGAACAGCAACAGCTCATGGAGGAGGTCGAGCGCCGACGGACCCATCGGGGGATCGCCGCCGCCCTCGTCATCGTGATCGCGATATCGTTCTCGGCGTTCCAGATGTGGATCGCCGCCCGGGGATACACCTTCGAGGTGGGAAACTTCCGAATCGTCGCGCTCCAGCAGTTGCAGGTGAACGCGATCCACGTGGCGTTCGCGCTGGTGCTCGCGTTCTTACTGTTTCCGGCGAGTCGCGGCCAGGGGTTCCTCGCCCGTCGGCTCGGACGGGTCGAACCGGCGGTCAGGGCGCGCTACGGTGACGAACACCCGCTGACTCGAGCGACCGCCCGCACCGCCGCCGGCGTCCGCTGGGCGGCTCTGGATCCGGAGATGAACCGGATCACGCCGATCGACGTCGTCCTGGTGCTGCTCTCGACCTGGCCCGCCTACTACATCGCCACTCAGTACGACGAGATTCGATCCATCGCGGTCCACCGGTTCGACGGGACGCAGTCGATCTACGAGGTGTTTCCCCCGTTCGATCTGATCGAGCGGGTGACCGGCTACGATATCGGCGGCGCGCTCGTCGCGGCGGGCGCCCCATTCGCCGACGCCTCCGCCGCGTTTATCCTCTCGGTCCTCGGGATGCTTCTCGTCCTCGAGGCGACCCGACGCGCGCTCGGCATCCTGCTCGCGTCGCTCGTCGGGATGTTCATCGTCTACGCCAGATGGGGCTACCTCGTTCCCCGCGACTCGCCGATCGGCGCGCTGACGATCCAGCCGGATACCTGGGGGAACATCATGTACAACCTCTGGTACACCGTCGAGGCGGGGGTTCACAGTCAGCCCGTCTCCGTCAGCGTCCGCTTCATCTACATCTTCATCCTCTTCGGCGCGTTCCTCGAGATGAGCGGCGCCGGCAAGTGGTTCATCGACCTCGCCTACGCCGCGACCGGAACCCGCGAGGGCGGCCCCGCGAAGGCGAGCGTCGTCTCGAGCGGCTTCATGGGGATGCTCTCCGGCTCCTCGATCGCCAACACGGTGACCACGGGGGCGTTCACGATCCCGCTGATGAAGCGCTCGGGCTACTCGCCCGAGTTCTCCGGCGCCGTCGAATCCTCCTCCTCCTCGGGGGGGCAGATGCTCCCGCCCGTCATGGGCGCCGCGGCGTTCCTCATCGTCGAGTTCACGGGAACGCCGTACGCGGACGTGATCATCGCCGCGACGCTGCCGGCCATCGCCTTCTTCTTCGGGATGTGGGTGATGGTCCACTTCGAGGCCGTCAGGGGCGGCATCGGCGGCCTCCCGCGCGCGGAGCTCCCGAACGTCGGAAGCGCCCTGCGCACCGGCTGGTTCTACCTGATCCCGATCGTGCTGTTGCTGTACTACCTCATCATCGCCCGGTTCTCGATCAACCGCGCGGGGTGGCTCACCATCGTCGCCGTGATCGCCCTGCTGGCGGTCGTCGCCGCTTACAACGAGCGGACGCGGGTCCCGCTGCTCGCGACGATCGTGGCGGTCTTCGTCGCCCAGACCGCGGCGTACGCCACCGTCGGTTCTGGAGTCGTCGACGCGGTACAGGTGGCGGCGGGGCTCGAGGCGCCCGCCGCGCCGCTGCCGCTCGGCGAGGCGGTGGGGGCCGCGGTGTCGGACCTCGGCGTCATCGCCATCCTCGTGAGCGCCGCGTTCATCCTGCTCCAGCCCCGCGGCGACGCGCCGCTGCTCGACTTCGACTCCGCGGTCGACGACGCCGCCGAGGAGGGCGCCGAGAAACTCGAGCGGCCGTCGCTGGCGAGGAACAACGCCTACCGCTTCGGCACCTTCGTCCTGAAGTCGATGGACTCCGGGGCGCGCACCGCGACCACGGTCGTCGTCGCCGTCGCCGCCGCCGGCGTCGTCCCCGGCGTCATCAGCGTCTCCGGGCTGGGACCGAACCTGGCCGCGCTCATCAGCAGCGTCAGCGGCGAGTCGATGCTGGTGTTGCTCACTCTGACCGGCGTCGCCGCGATCATCTTCGGGATGGGGATGCCGACGACGGCGATGTACATCATCCTGGTCGCGATGCTCGAGGCCCCGCTCGTCGAGGCCGGCGTCCTCGTCCTGGCCGCCCACCTCTTCGTCCTCTACTGGGGGCTGATGGCCGACGTCACGCCGCCGGTGGCCGTCGCCGCGTTCGCGGGCGCCGGCGTCGCCAAGGCCCAGGAGATGCAGACGGCGGTGATCGCGTTCATGCTGTCGCTGAACAAGGTGCTCGTGCCGTTCGCGTTCGTGTTCTCGCCGGGGATCCTTCTGATCCGCGTCGAATCGCTGGACAACTGGTGGATCATCGGCTGGGCCGACGTCACCGATCTCGGCTTCTTTGTGCCCGACGTCGTAATCCCGGTCGTCGGCATGTTCCTCGGCGTCTACGCCCTCGGGGTCACCATCATCGGCTACCAGTACTCGGAGGTCAGCGGTCTCGAGCGAGGGCTGTTCTCGCTCGCCTCGATCCTGCTGATGGTGCCCGAGATCCCGCTGTTGATCCTCGAGGGCGTCCTCATGCTGTTCGGCATCCCGTCGGCGCTCCTCGTGTTCTCGGTTACCGCGTCGCTGCGGGCGATCGGCCTCGTGATGCTCGTCGCGTTCACGGTGGTCAACCGCCAGCGGGCGACCGGACAGCCCGCCGAGGTCGAGGAACCCTCGAGCACCGCACCGGGTGACGCCTGA